One window of Suricata suricatta isolate VVHF042 chromosome 6, meerkat_22Aug2017_6uvM2_HiC, whole genome shotgun sequence genomic DNA carries:
- the GZMK gene encoding granzyme K isoform X2, with translation MESILYGSPHLIFTEASRGFSMEIIGGREVSPHSRPFMASIQYNGHHVCGGVLIHPQWVLSAAHCRSRNHKGQFFKVILGAHSLSKNEASKQMFDIKKFIPFSRVTSYRKSNDIMLIQLHTAATLTRHVQLLYPSSKNDIRAGTKCQVTGWGTTDPELLRISDTLREVTVTVIHRKLCNSPSYYNHRPVITKGMICAGDERGQKDSCQGDSGGPLVCNGAFYALVSGGHKCGHAKKPGIYTLISQKYQAWIKSKLAPSHAN, from the exons GTTTCAGCATGGAGATTATTGGAGGGAGAGAAGTGTCGCCACATTCCAGGCCGTTTATGGCTTCCATCCAGTACAACGGCCACCACGTCTGTGGTGGAGTGCTTATTCACCCACAGTGGGTGCTGTCAGCAGCCCACTGTCGCTCCCG gAATCACAAAGGCCagtttttcaaagtgattttaggagcacactctctctcaaagaatgaGGCCTCCAAACAAAtgtttgatattaaaaaattcatacCATTCTCCAGAGTTACATCATATCGTAAATCAAATGATATTATGCTAATTCAG CTTCACACGGCTGCAACACTCACCCGACATGTCCAGCTGCTGTACCCAAGCTCCAAAAATGATATTAGAGCTGGAACGAAATGCCAGGTTACTGGTTGGGGAACCACTGACCCAGAATTGTTAAGGATCTCGGATACCCTGCGTGAAGTCACTGTTACTGTCATACATCGAAAACTTTGCAACAGCCCAAGTTATTACAACCACAGACCTGTTATAACTAAAGGCATGATATGTGCAGGAGATGAGAGAGGCCAGAAGGATTCCTGCCAG ggTGACTCTGGTGGCCCCTTGGTTTGCAATGGTGCCTTCTATGCTTTAGTCTCTGGAGGTCATAAATGTGGTCATGCCAAGAAGCCTGGAATCTATACACTAATAAGCCAGAAATACCAGGCTTGGATTAAAAGCAAGCTTGCCCCATCTCATGCAAACTAG
- the GZMK gene encoding granzyme K isoform X1, with translation MMEFYFSLFFLTAGISMTPECFSMEIIGGREVSPHSRPFMASIQYNGHHVCGGVLIHPQWVLSAAHCRSRNHKGQFFKVILGAHSLSKNEASKQMFDIKKFIPFSRVTSYRKSNDIMLIQLHTAATLTRHVQLLYPSSKNDIRAGTKCQVTGWGTTDPELLRISDTLREVTVTVIHRKLCNSPSYYNHRPVITKGMICAGDERGQKDSCQGDSGGPLVCNGAFYALVSGGHKCGHAKKPGIYTLISQKYQAWIKSKLAPSHAN, from the exons ATgatggagttttatttttctctattttttctaacAGCTGGCATTTCAATGACTCCAGAGT GTTTCAGCATGGAGATTATTGGAGGGAGAGAAGTGTCGCCACATTCCAGGCCGTTTATGGCTTCCATCCAGTACAACGGCCACCACGTCTGTGGTGGAGTGCTTATTCACCCACAGTGGGTGCTGTCAGCAGCCCACTGTCGCTCCCG gAATCACAAAGGCCagtttttcaaagtgattttaggagcacactctctctcaaagaatgaGGCCTCCAAACAAAtgtttgatattaaaaaattcatacCATTCTCCAGAGTTACATCATATCGTAAATCAAATGATATTATGCTAATTCAG CTTCACACGGCTGCAACACTCACCCGACATGTCCAGCTGCTGTACCCAAGCTCCAAAAATGATATTAGAGCTGGAACGAAATGCCAGGTTACTGGTTGGGGAACCACTGACCCAGAATTGTTAAGGATCTCGGATACCCTGCGTGAAGTCACTGTTACTGTCATACATCGAAAACTTTGCAACAGCCCAAGTTATTACAACCACAGACCTGTTATAACTAAAGGCATGATATGTGCAGGAGATGAGAGAGGCCAGAAGGATTCCTGCCAG ggTGACTCTGGTGGCCCCTTGGTTTGCAATGGTGCCTTCTATGCTTTAGTCTCTGGAGGTCATAAATGTGGTCATGCCAAGAAGCCTGGAATCTATACACTAATAAGCCAGAAATACCAGGCTTGGATTAAAAGCAAGCTTGCCCCATCTCATGCAAACTAG